In the genome of Candidatus Saccharibacteria bacterium, one region contains:
- a CDS encoding 5-formyltetrahydrofolate cyclo-ligase encodes MTKKSLRQKLLNKRRSLMPNDVRNKSGVIVERVKQIIDWGSVSALHCFTSIAEMNEPDTIAIFAYLEDNYPQIKVFTSRKVESSWQHGLLEAGEFKIISELPKLDVVLVPCLGFDTNNNRLGYGGGYYDKFLASHLSAQKIGLAFELSKVDKIPVEAHDVRLDRIVTEKTNQ; translated from the coding sequence ATGACTAAAAAATCACTACGTCAAAAACTACTGAACAAGCGTCGATCTCTTATGCCTAATGATGTGAGAAATAAAAGTGGGGTGATTGTTGAGCGGGTAAAGCAGATTATTGATTGGGGCAGTGTTTCGGCTCTGCACTGTTTTACATCTATCGCTGAAATGAATGAACCGGATACTATCGCTATATTTGCTTACCTTGAGGATAATTATCCGCAGATTAAAGTTTTTACGTCAAGAAAAGTTGAAAGTAGCTGGCAGCACGGGTTGTTGGAAGCAGGCGAGTTTAAAATAATATCTGAACTGCCCAAGCTGGATGTTGTTTTAGTGCCTTGCTTGGGATTTGATACAAATAATAATAGGCTTGGGTACGGTGGCGGTTACTACGACAAGTTTTTGGCATCGCATCTAAGTGCACAAAAAATTGGGCTGGCGTTTGAGCTTAGCAAAGTAGATAAAATACCAGTTGAAGCTCATGATGTGCGCCTAGATAGGATAGTTACTGAAAAGACTAACCAGTAG
- a CDS encoding AAA family ATPase, which translates to MKDVKIIALVGMPGSGKGTCTDYLHEKYGYPVVHFGNMVYEEVQRRGLDNVKDEKFVREDMRKQEGSAVLAKHASKKADDYLANNLETVVFDGLYSWSEFKYLSKKYGSSLLVIAVAAPRQERYRRILDRHDSHRKYKSPDQIEERDIAEIENLEKGGPIAFADYTIVNDKTLDDMLIKLKSIIENQ; encoded by the coding sequence GTGAAAGATGTAAAAATTATCGCTTTAGTGGGCATGCCGGGTTCTGGTAAAGGAACCTGTACGGATTATTTGCATGAAAAGTACGGTTATCCCGTCGTACATTTTGGCAATATGGTATATGAAGAGGTTCAGCGACGCGGACTAGATAACGTAAAAGATGAAAAGTTTGTCCGGGAAGACATGCGCAAACAAGAGGGGTCAGCTGTACTAGCCAAGCATGCGTCTAAAAAAGCTGATGACTACCTAGCTAATAATTTGGAAACGGTGGTATTTGACGGACTTTACAGTTGGAGCGAATTTAAGTACTTGTCAAAAAAATACGGATCTAGCCTGCTGGTTATCGCCGTTGCTGCCCCGCGCCAAGAACGCTACAGACGAATACTCGACCGACATGATTCACATCGCAAGTACAAATCCCCAGACCAAATCGAAGAGCGCGACATTGCAGAAATAGAAAATTTAGAAAAAGGTGGCCCGATTGCTTTTGCAGACTACACAATAGTAAACGACAAAACGCTTGATGATATGCTTATCAAACTCAAATCAATCATAGAAAACCAATGA
- the rpoD gene encoding RNA polymerase sigma factor RpoD, which produces MAEDGALENAKNELLEKAKKANKLDQKEIFAAIPDTPDNADVLDSLYTELADSGIAITGVAGGAFTDEWVEDDEDEVNAQAQAYIDDVADDSVRLYLREIGKIPLLTAEEELELAQKVVSGDKRAKDKMAEANMRLVVSIAKRYVGRGLDLLDLIQEGNTGLLRAVEKFDPDKGFKFSTYATWWIRQAITRAIADQARTIRIPVHMVETINKLLRTQRRLTQELNREPTNKEIADAMEIEVEKVVHIMKIKQDISSLDASVRDDEEDSVLGDFIEDEDTASPEESATGQLLKEHVKDMLGSLTEREQKILKLRFGLEDGKNHTLEEVGQEFSVTRERIRQIEAKALAKLRKHRDSKRLHDYIK; this is translated from the coding sequence ATGGCTGAAGATGGCGCTTTAGAAAACGCAAAGAATGAATTGCTTGAGAAGGCCAAAAAAGCAAACAAATTAGATCAAAAGGAAATTTTTGCCGCCATACCCGATACACCAGATAACGCCGACGTGCTGGATAGCTTGTATACAGAGTTGGCTGATTCTGGAATTGCTATCACGGGTGTCGCTGGCGGCGCATTTACAGATGAATGGGTAGAAGACGATGAAGATGAGGTGAACGCTCAAGCGCAAGCTTATATTGATGACGTGGCCGATGATTCTGTACGGTTGTATTTACGCGAAATTGGGAAGATACCTCTTCTGACAGCCGAAGAAGAACTGGAGTTGGCGCAAAAAGTCGTTTCAGGCGATAAACGCGCCAAAGACAAAATGGCAGAAGCCAATATGCGGCTTGTAGTATCTATTGCCAAACGTTATGTCGGCCGTGGTCTTGACTTGCTCGACCTTATACAAGAAGGGAACACCGGGCTGTTGCGAGCAGTTGAAAAGTTTGATCCTGATAAAGGCTTTAAGTTTAGCACCTACGCTACGTGGTGGATACGCCAGGCGATTACTCGAGCAATTGCGGATCAAGCACGAACAATTCGCATTCCGGTGCATATGGTAGAGACGATTAATAAGCTCTTACGCACTCAACGTCGGTTAACCCAGGAGTTAAACCGTGAGCCAACCAACAAAGAGATTGCCGATGCGATGGAGATTGAGGTCGAAAAAGTGGTACACATTATGAAAATTAAGCAAGACATATCAAGTCTTGATGCAAGTGTACGTGACGATGAGGAAGATTCAGTTCTTGGGGATTTCATTGAAGATGAAGACACGGCTAGCCCGGAAGAATCGGCTACCGGACAGTTACTTAAAGAGCACGTTAAAGATATGTTAGGTAGTCTGACCGAGCGCGAACAAAAGATCCTAAAATTGCGATTCGGCCTAGAGGATGGCAAAAACCACACTTTAGAAGAGGTAGGCCAGGAATTTTCAGTTACCCGCGAACGTATTCGCCAGATCGAGGCCAAAGCTCTTGCCAAGCTGCGGAAACACCGTGACAGTAAACGACTGCACGATTACATAAAATAG
- the dnaG gene encoding DNA primase: protein MDAVEDIKTRLSIEDVVSEYVQLKRSGRNYKGLSPFSNEKTPSFMVSPEKQIWHDFSSGKGGDAFSFVMEMEGLDFKGALELLARKAGLDLSQYRSGHSADRSKLKERLYSALDQAAKFYQVQFSKNSNALDYVFKKRKFTKEVALAFRLGYAPNTGDALMKFLKKQGFSEEEMKKAGLITHRYRGAGDMFRGRIMVPLMDAQGRVIGFTARLLVDDPDAPKYINTPQTLLYDKGRHVFGLHLAKEAIRLSKFAVVVEGNLDVIASHQAGIKQVVATAGTAMTESHLKTLGRLTTDIRIAFDQDKAGQAAAERTIPLASKTDVSLSIITIPDGKDPDDLIKKDPKLWEKILGQNQYALDWLIERHAVNENLSTAEGKRRFSDTLLAVVRQLKDSVEQDHYLQKLAERVGVSEEAMRTKLRESSTNNQSRLKQKKTASPQQAEKALVELNKLQDHLLAIMFYKPSLRTFIQGIDKQMLPVEQARTLLEFLRNNPDFNGKNLSKLKTAAQNTQPSATHGETEQRIEPHIEYGEGVAEDTTQRSADSDARVSSSARQQGDTLRGLEEYVKILGLQYETLYQDIDELELEYEARRLRTRLIEQYVRTKKLSLTKELENANETRTKQLLEEVRELDALLMDKQKEAMNG from the coding sequence ATGGATGCTGTAGAAGACATAAAGACTCGTTTGAGTATTGAGGACGTAGTAAGCGAATACGTGCAATTAAAACGTTCTGGGCGTAACTATAAAGGGCTCAGCCCGTTTAGTAACGAGAAGACGCCGAGTTTTATGGTTAGCCCAGAAAAACAGATATGGCACGATTTTAGCAGCGGTAAAGGCGGTGATGCGTTTAGCTTTGTCATGGAGATGGAGGGGCTTGATTTTAAGGGTGCACTGGAACTGCTTGCCCGTAAAGCCGGACTTGACTTGAGCCAATATCGTAGCGGTCACTCGGCCGACAGAAGTAAGCTAAAAGAACGATTATATTCAGCTCTTGATCAGGCGGCTAAGTTTTATCAGGTACAGTTTTCTAAGAACAGCAACGCACTTGATTATGTTTTTAAAAAGCGGAAATTTACTAAGGAAGTGGCGCTGGCATTTAGGCTTGGCTATGCACCAAATACTGGCGATGCGCTTATGAAATTTCTAAAAAAACAAGGCTTTTCTGAAGAAGAAATGAAAAAAGCCGGTCTAATCACGCATCGATATCGTGGGGCAGGAGATATGTTTAGAGGCCGGATTATGGTACCGCTAATGGATGCGCAGGGTAGAGTGATTGGGTTTACGGCAAGATTATTGGTCGATGACCCCGATGCACCAAAGTACATCAATACACCGCAGACACTACTGTATGACAAAGGTCGACATGTGTTTGGTTTGCATCTGGCTAAAGAGGCTATTAGGCTAAGTAAGTTTGCAGTTGTGGTTGAAGGGAACTTGGATGTTATTGCCAGCCACCAAGCCGGCATTAAACAGGTTGTAGCTACTGCAGGAACCGCAATGACAGAATCGCATCTTAAGACACTAGGACGCTTAACTACGGACATACGTATTGCATTTGATCAAGATAAAGCGGGTCAGGCTGCTGCAGAACGTACAATTCCGCTGGCTAGCAAAACGGACGTTTCACTAAGTATCATTACAATACCAGACGGCAAAGACCCAGATGATTTAATTAAGAAAGATCCTAAGCTTTGGGAAAAGATACTCGGACAAAATCAGTATGCGCTTGACTGGTTGATTGAGCGGCACGCAGTCAACGAAAACTTAAGTACCGCTGAAGGGAAACGTCGTTTTAGCGATACATTGCTAGCTGTAGTACGCCAGCTCAAAGATAGTGTAGAACAAGATCATTACCTACAAAAATTGGCTGAACGTGTAGGTGTTAGTGAGGAGGCTATGCGTACAAAATTGCGTGAGTCATCAACTAATAATCAATCGCGTCTAAAGCAGAAAAAGACCGCTTCGCCGCAGCAGGCGGAAAAAGCACTGGTAGAACTGAATAAATTACAGGATCACTTACTTGCGATTATGTTTTATAAGCCGTCTTTGCGCACATTTATTCAGGGCATAGATAAGCAAATGCTTCCAGTTGAACAAGCTCGAACTTTGCTTGAGTTTTTGCGCAACAATCCAGACTTTAACGGCAAAAATTTATCCAAACTCAAAACTGCAGCCCAAAACACGCAGCCGAGTGCTACGCACGGCGAAACCGAGCAACGGATCGAGCCGCATATAGAATACGGCGAGGGAGTAGCGGAGGATACAACACAGCGGAGTGCCGACAGTGACGCCAGAGTGTCGAGCTCTGCTCGTCAGCAGGGCGACACGCTGCGTGGTTTGGAGGAGTATGTTAAAATATTGGGGTTACAATACGAGACACTCTATCAAGATATCGACGAGCTGGAGCTCGAGTATGAAGCTCGGCGGCTTAGAACTCGACTGATAGAACAATATGTCAGAACGAAAAAACTTTCGCTAACCAAAGAGTTAGAAAACGCAAATGAAACACGAACAAAACAATTACTCGAAGAAGTTCGAGAACTTGATGCATTATTAATGGATAAACAGAAGGAGGCCATGAATGGCTGA
- a CDS encoding MmcQ/YjbR family DNA-binding protein, translating into MDHKTVEEYLLSMPNTKLDYPFGEEVAVYKVFVPSGGADVDVAQGEWKMFALVAEGKDPVRLSLKCDPQLAKLLREKYETVLEGYHLNKKHWNTIILSGQLPWEEIQGFIRHSYDLVTKAGTEIPKI; encoded by the coding sequence GTGGATCATAAGACTGTTGAAGAGTACTTACTAAGTATGCCAAATACCAAGTTGGATTATCCTTTTGGCGAGGAAGTGGCCGTGTATAAAGTTTTTGTGCCGTCCGGTGGCGCGGACGTTGATGTAGCGCAGGGCGAGTGGAAGATGTTTGCATTGGTGGCGGAGGGGAAAGACCCAGTTCGGCTAAGTCTCAAGTGTGATCCGCAGCTCGCCAAGCTACTACGTGAAAAATACGAGACCGTGCTGGAGGGTTATCATCTAAACAAAAAACACTGGAACACGATTATTTTAAGTGGCCAATTGCCGTGGGAAGAAATTCAAGGTTTTATTAGGCATAGCTACGATTTAGTTACAAAAGCCGGAACCGAAATTCCAAAAATTTGA
- the orn gene encoding oligoribonuclease, with the protein MKNTNPVPTKLLWMDLEMTGLDPDKDVILEVAVEVTDFNFKTLESYEARVRGGNRNTVVNRMQANVWWKDYPANRDDFLDKLNEAQPLGVVEDELIELVKKHFGDEPAILAGNSIHNDRKFIARWWPSLDLKLHYRMLDVSALKVLMQGKYGVVFEKQEVHRAFDDIQASIAELEHYLNWLKEQS; encoded by the coding sequence ATGAAGAACACAAACCCTGTACCAACGAAGTTACTATGGATGGATTTGGAGATGACTGGGCTTGACCCTGATAAGGACGTGATTTTGGAGGTCGCCGTGGAGGTGACGGATTTTAACTTCAAGACACTAGAGTCTTATGAGGCGCGAGTGCGCGGCGGCAACCGCAATACGGTGGTCAACCGCATGCAAGCCAATGTCTGGTGGAAGGATTACCCAGCAAACCGTGACGATTTTTTGGATAAGCTTAACGAGGCTCAGCCGCTTGGGGTGGTCGAGGATGAGCTTATAGAGCTGGTTAAGAAACATTTTGGCGATGAACCGGCAATACTAGCGGGTAACTCGATCCATAATGATCGAAAATTTATTGCCCGTTGGTGGCCGTCGCTTGATTTAAAGCTTCATTACCGCATGTTGGATGTAAGTGCCCTTAAGGTTCTAATGCAAGGCAAATACGGCGTAGTGTTTGAAAAACAAGAAGTTCATCGCGCCTTCGATGACATACAAGCCTCAATAGCCGAGCTAGAGCACTACCTAAATTGGCTCAAGGAGCAAAGTTAA
- a CDS encoding CapA family protein — protein MKRKTLGIIVIIGLLVAAGFVAMYYYADLNSSTSDESVTKKTPANSEELQFETVEGRYLLSGTIVPARGVEQQAFGDPMQPFSRLDTFSPEKYDAWSVDFECPVTDRQLSFREQVNTLTFNCPPKFMPGVTKYFNLINLANNHSGDLGEEAFRETQERFDETESQAFGHYDPAVKDETCRVVDLPVRLQMSDGAEQASALPFAFCAWHYFLREPQPGELEVMEDYAEVMPVFAFTHSGLEYYATAQSDQVELNRKLIDLGAEFVIGNNPHWVQNTEAYKDKLIVYSTGNFIFDQLDKETNRAANIDVTMKLDYTDNIKRWVELGDKCEAHKRINNCLEMARDQRLEKFNPDFEFDMIASVNGYKIVTERAPAEVQRAVEERMNWQQTLQQLR, from the coding sequence ATGAAGCGCAAGACACTTGGAATTATCGTTATTATTGGTCTGCTTGTAGCGGCCGGCTTTGTTGCTATGTACTATTATGCTGATCTAAACTCATCAACCAGTGATGAGAGTGTCACGAAGAAAACACCGGCCAATAGCGAGGAGCTTCAATTTGAAACAGTTGAAGGGCGGTACCTATTAAGCGGAACTATCGTGCCGGCTCGTGGTGTTGAGCAGCAAGCTTTCGGTGATCCTATGCAACCGTTCTCTAGGCTTGATACGTTTTCGCCGGAAAAATACGACGCTTGGTCTGTGGATTTTGAGTGTCCCGTAACTGACAGGCAACTGTCTTTCCGTGAGCAAGTGAACACACTAACGTTTAATTGTCCTCCTAAATTCATGCCCGGTGTGACTAAGTATTTTAATCTGATAAATCTCGCCAATAATCACTCTGGAGACCTGGGTGAGGAGGCCTTCCGCGAGACACAGGAGCGGTTTGATGAGACAGAGAGCCAGGCATTTGGCCACTATGATCCAGCGGTAAAAGACGAAACCTGCAGGGTTGTTGACCTGCCAGTCAGACTACAGATGTCTGATGGAGCTGAACAAGCCTCAGCTTTGCCGTTTGCATTCTGTGCCTGGCACTATTTTTTACGTGAACCGCAGCCCGGTGAGCTCGAGGTTATGGAAGATTACGCAGAAGTTATGCCGGTGTTTGCTTTTACTCACTCGGGTCTTGAATACTATGCAACGGCGCAGTCAGACCAAGTGGAGCTTAATCGTAAACTAATTGACCTCGGAGCCGAGTTTGTTATAGGCAACAACCCACATTGGGTACAAAATACTGAGGCGTATAAAGACAAGTTGATTGTGTATTCAACCGGTAATTTTATTTTTGATCAGCTTGATAAGGAGACTAATCGAGCTGCCAATATTGACGTAACAATGAAGCTTGACTATACCGATAATATTAAGCGTTGGGTCGAACTTGGTGATAAATGTGAAGCTCATAAACGAATAAATAATTGTTTAGAGATGGCTCGTGATCAAAGGCTAGAAAAGTTTAACCCGGATTTTGAGTTTGACATGATAGCTAGTGTAAACGGATATAAGATTGTAACAGAACGCGCACCAGCTGAGGTTCAACGAGCGGTTGAGGAGCGTATGAATTGGCAACAAACATTACAGCAGCTTCGCTAA
- a CDS encoding serine hydrolase produces the protein MTRIKTKFVRYLLTVFGILFIATIIALFWTNNTGAPGQNESQQNSQPAAIEEVEVVEPLEPVVDLQPTVDTWTSEQSGVASVVIYDLTAEEEVASHNPDKIYFGASIYKLYVAYIGYQKIADGTYSQAEPYYGDLTRGDCLDEMIRTSHSPCAEKMRLELGIDWLDKTLQDYGIQHSAMGDISTSASDVSRILRRLYERRDLTNEHADAMLASLKDQIYQDALKAGFSESTVHNKVGFRGLVEYHDVAVVEFQSGQAYVMSVLSENIGAQNIADLATRVETAVLDAIE, from the coding sequence ATGACTCGCATCAAAACTAAATTTGTTCGTTATTTGCTTACTGTTTTTGGGATTTTATTCATTGCGACCATAATTGCGTTATTTTGGACAAACAATACCGGCGCTCCCGGCCAAAACGAATCTCAACAGAACTCTCAGCCTGCCGCTATTGAAGAAGTGGAAGTAGTTGAGCCCCTTGAACCGGTTGTCGATTTACAACCTACGGTTGATACATGGACTTCTGAGCAATCCGGTGTTGCAAGTGTTGTAATCTATGACCTGACCGCCGAGGAAGAGGTAGCGTCGCATAATCCAGACAAGATTTACTTTGGTGCCAGTATCTACAAACTTTATGTAGCTTATATCGGCTACCAGAAGATTGCCGACGGTACATATAGTCAAGCTGAACCTTATTATGGAGATTTGACCCGTGGAGATTGCTTGGACGAAATGATACGGACATCTCATAGCCCTTGCGCAGAAAAGATGCGCTTGGAGCTTGGAATAGATTGGCTCGATAAAACTTTGCAGGACTACGGTATTCAACACTCCGCTATGGGTGATATTAGTACATCGGCTAGTGACGTATCGCGTATACTTCGCCGCTTATACGAACGCCGTGATCTTACCAATGAACACGCGGATGCAATGCTCGCATCCTTGAAAGACCAGATATATCAAGATGCACTAAAGGCTGGTTTTTCAGAGTCAACCGTACATAACAAAGTGGGCTTTCGAGGGTTAGTCGAGTACCATGATGTTGCAGTTGTGGAGTTCCAAAGTGGACAAGCTTATGTTATGAGCGTCCTTTCAGAAAATATCGGCGCACAAAATATTGCAGATCTGGCTACTCGCGTTGAGACAGCCGTGCTAGATGCAATCGAATAA
- a CDS encoding M15 family metallopeptidase has translation MSKKAVLITSIVSLGLLLAGLFLYFTQIVKEDAPRETSHQAPVSNTEEESNDEPDEAAFDKTTYSLTEPGSIWQVVNKQRAISANYVPDDLVVPNVRLRLAASAEQMQFREVATDDLETMFSAADQEDIILVFGSGYRSYQLQKQFYDSYVARDGQAAADRYSARPGTSEHQTGISFDATIPDQTCHLEICFEDTPQGQWLAENAHKYGFHLRYREGKESITGYQYEPWHFRYVGKDLANELHRLDLTMEEFFNL, from the coding sequence ATGTCAAAAAAAGCTGTACTAATCACCTCTATTGTTAGCCTAGGCCTTCTGTTAGCCGGATTGTTTTTATACTTCACACAAATAGTAAAAGAGGATGCGCCACGTGAGACTTCTCACCAAGCTCCTGTTTCTAATACAGAGGAGGAGTCAAATGATGAACCGGACGAAGCGGCGTTTGATAAGACAACTTACTCGCTAACCGAACCCGGCAGTATCTGGCAGGTTGTTAATAAGCAACGAGCCATATCAGCCAATTATGTGCCTGACGATCTTGTGGTGCCAAATGTTCGCCTACGTTTAGCGGCTAGCGCTGAACAAATGCAATTTAGAGAGGTGGCTACTGACGACCTAGAAACTATGTTTTCTGCAGCAGACCAAGAAGATATCATTTTGGTGTTTGGTAGCGGGTATCGTTCATACCAGCTACAAAAACAGTTCTACGACAGCTACGTTGCTCGTGATGGTCAAGCTGCGGCCGACCGTTACTCTGCCAGACCAGGAACCAGCGAACACCAAACTGGTATAAGTTTTGATGCCACTATCCCAGACCAGACATGCCACCTAGAAATTTGTTTTGAGGATACACCACAAGGCCAGTGGTTGGCTGAAAATGCTCACAAATACGGCTTTCATTTGCGCTACCGTGAGGGCAAGGAAAGCATTACTGGCTACCAGTACGAACCGTGGCACTTCCGCTACGTCGGCAAGGATCTCGCCAACGAGCTTCACCGGCTCGATCTCACCATGGAAGAATTCTTCAACCTCTAA
- a CDS encoding CapA family protein, with translation MKKIALIVLVALVAGGLVFTGWWFAIRDDSTEMSEQPESGQSETEADDGLLRIVATGDMIAHDSINENARQDDGSYDYLSLMSDMQPFFQQADVRFCNQATAAGGERLGISGYPVFNAPFAFTQDMVKVGCNVVNLASNHINDKGKRQIDATVAEWERQDGVLAYAGANRSAEEQAQLRTFTVDGVSFGFLAYTTYSNNQNLTPYGLNMYDSQTAQQEISAARDEVDFVIVSMRWGTEYSTEINTEQNEIAQEVVNAGADFVFGHGPHVLQPVKRIADTNGREGIVWFSLGNFLNSQIDIETLIGGFAIIDINQEELFVENVEFMPVYQHYEWTAQQREEEDLLSRHNFSMVPLDQADELLRQSTHDTTVEAQTQWVQQILNRYIEVPVIGSDEY, from the coding sequence ATGAAAAAGATTGCTTTAATCGTACTGGTTGCTCTTGTGGCCGGCGGATTAGTTTTTACCGGCTGGTGGTTTGCGATTCGTGATGACAGTACGGAAATGAGTGAGCAGCCTGAGTCTGGGCAGTCTGAAACAGAGGCTGACGATGGTCTGCTCAGAATTGTGGCGACCGGTGACATGATCGCCCATGACTCTATCAATGAAAACGCTCGTCAAGATGATGGTAGCTATGATTATTTATCGCTTATGAGTGATATGCAACCTTTCTTTCAGCAAGCTGATGTGAGATTTTGCAACCAAGCTACCGCTGCAGGGGGCGAAAGGCTTGGCATCAGTGGTTACCCGGTATTTAATGCACCATTTGCATTCACTCAAGACATGGTGAAAGTTGGTTGCAACGTCGTTAATTTAGCGTCAAATCACATTAACGATAAGGGGAAGCGACAGATTGATGCTACGGTAGCTGAATGGGAGCGCCAAGATGGTGTTTTGGCGTATGCTGGAGCTAACAGATCGGCAGAAGAACAGGCACAGCTTAGAACTTTTACAGTTGATGGCGTAAGTTTTGGCTTTTTGGCTTACACAACCTATAGCAATAACCAGAATCTAACGCCGTACGGGCTAAACATGTATGACTCACAGACGGCACAGCAAGAAATCTCTGCCGCTCGTGACGAAGTTGATTTTGTAATCGTGAGTATGCGGTGGGGCACCGAGTACAGCACTGAAATAAATACTGAGCAAAATGAGATTGCCCAAGAAGTTGTGAACGCCGGCGCGGATTTTGTTTTTGGACACGGCCCACATGTGTTGCAACCAGTTAAACGAATAGCTGACACAAACGGCCGGGAAGGGATTGTTTGGTTCTCACTTGGTAACTTCTTAAACTCCCAGATTGATATTGAGACTTTGATAGGTGGCTTTGCAATAATTGATATCAATCAGGAGGAGCTATTTGTCGAAAACGTAGAATTTATGCCGGTGTATCAACACTATGAATGGACGGCTCAGCAGCGCGAAGAAGAAGATTTATTATCTCGCCACAACTTTTCTATGGTGCCACTAGACCAAGCTGACGAGCTTTTGCGTCAAAGTACGCACGACACTACGGTTGAAGCTCAGACGCAATGGGTGCAACAAATTCTCAACCGATATATAGAGGTACCGGTTATTGGTTCGGATGAATACTAA
- the msrB gene encoding peptide-methionine (R)-S-oxide reductase MsrB, protein MASKRKYTHLTPEQKDVLFNRQTETPFSGAFLHNKSAGLYVCAACGNKLFHSETKFDSGSGWPSFYDVADPKAVKLTHDTSQGMHRVEITCVNCGGHLGHVFNDAPDQPTGMRFCVNSLSLDFKSEEVK, encoded by the coding sequence ATGGCTAGTAAGCGAAAGTACACACACCTTACACCGGAGCAAAAAGACGTGCTTTTTAACCGCCAAACCGAGACACCCTTTTCTGGCGCATTTTTGCACAATAAATCTGCTGGCCTGTATGTCTGCGCAGCTTGTGGCAACAAGCTGTTTCATAGTGAAACAAAATTTGACTCAGGATCGGGCTGGCCAAGCTTTTATGATGTGGCAGATCCCAAAGCGGTAAAATTAACTCACGATACCAGCCAGGGTATGCATCGCGTTGAAATAACTTGCGTGAATTGTGGCGGGCATTTGGGCCATGTGTTTAACGATGCTCCGGATCAGCCGACTGGTATGCGGTTTTGCGTAAATTCACTTAGTCTTGATTTTAAGTCAGAGGAGGTCAAGTAG